One Thermus sp. CCB_US3_UF1 DNA window includes the following coding sequences:
- a CDS encoding radical SAM protein encodes MHERGLQLPKVVGQQHDFLMVAIDTGNFILAYEEDLEEGLGSEYERLWVEDVPLVLASDASVVLRRERFGGILYGFKRGIFLNQEAFDLVRSFVVATRPSLALKQVLKEGGLSEITKGFVEAAGHLILYLIAEGYLRPSQEGLESKALFLDDQHFSDDRYYRPLSMEIELTNRCYRRCAYCAYESGPEPKIPLREELTFDEWGYILDSIRKEGVFYLEFTGGDPLSRPDGLEIIRLADELGFSVQVNTDLSVLRDSDLDKIASTKNLNFVGTTLDGSSPDSHDLLRGKGGFKTTLRQISLIAKAGIPLAVFTVVHKKNYTEIRKIGEIATQNNAMYGIAPMYPAGRGASLNHLVLSQEEWDFAVGEYMDMVRLGAIKPHQRLWYKLSRELRSENPARDQIWLTSRGNRALRVDPRGNVYVSAKLREWRPRYSFFGNLLTSTLADIWENSPLLQELRKIPVQPNFFDAVDIRTIPNYTSEIPLADGSASQHG; translated from the coding sequence ATGCACGAGAGGGGTTTACAACTTCCAAAGGTCGTAGGCCAGCAGCATGATTTCCTGATGGTTGCCATTGATACAGGCAATTTTATATTGGCTTACGAGGAGGACCTCGAAGAAGGATTAGGCTCGGAATACGAAAGGCTTTGGGTCGAAGACGTGCCCCTTGTCCTTGCCAGCGACGCTAGCGTTGTCCTACGCAGAGAGCGGTTCGGGGGAATACTCTACGGCTTTAAGAGGGGCATTTTTCTCAATCAGGAAGCCTTCGACCTTGTTAGATCCTTTGTAGTTGCTACTAGGCCATCGCTGGCCCTCAAGCAAGTTCTCAAAGAAGGAGGCTTAAGTGAAATTACCAAGGGATTTGTAGAGGCAGCGGGGCATTTAATCCTTTACTTGATTGCCGAGGGATACCTTCGCCCTTCTCAAGAAGGGCTGGAATCTAAAGCTTTGTTCCTAGACGATCAACACTTCTCCGATGACCGGTACTATAGGCCTCTATCCATGGAAATCGAGCTCACGAATAGGTGCTATAGGCGTTGTGCATACTGTGCATACGAATCCGGCCCTGAACCCAAAATACCTCTTCGGGAAGAGCTGACTTTCGATGAGTGGGGATATATCTTGGATTCCATAAGAAAGGAAGGGGTCTTCTACCTTGAATTCACAGGAGGTGATCCACTGAGTAGGCCAGATGGATTGGAGATCATCCGCCTAGCGGACGAGCTAGGGTTTAGCGTTCAAGTTAACACCGACTTGTCCGTGTTGCGAGATAGCGACTTAGATAAGATTGCGTCCACAAAAAATCTGAACTTCGTGGGTACCACTTTAGACGGATCTAGTCCGGATAGCCACGATTTGCTTCGGGGTAAGGGGGGATTTAAGACTACCTTGCGGCAGATAAGTCTCATTGCCAAAGCCGGTATCCCTCTGGCTGTCTTCACGGTAGTTCACAAGAAGAACTACACTGAGATTAGAAAGATAGGTGAAATCGCAACACAAAACAACGCTATGTATGGGATTGCGCCCATGTATCCCGCAGGGCGCGGGGCAAGCTTGAATCATCTCGTTCTTAGCCAGGAAGAGTGGGACTTCGCTGTAGGGGAATACATGGACATGGTTAGATTAGGTGCGATTAAGCCCCACCAAAGGCTGTGGTATAAGCTTTCTAGAGAACTTAGATCGGAAAACCCGGCCCGCGATCAGATATGGCTTACCTCTAGGGGTAATCGTGCTCTTCGCGTAGATCCGAGGGGTAATGTCTACGTTTCTGCCAAATTGCGTGAGTGGCGGCCCAGGTATTCGTTCTTCGGCAACCTTCTAACGAGCACTTTAGCCGACATTTGGGAGAATTCGCCTCTACTGCAAGAGCTACGGAAAATACCTGTTCAACCGAACTTCTTTGATGCCGTGGACATTCGGACTATCCCCAATTACACCAGCGAAATCCCTCTAGCTGATGGCTCAGCGTCCCAGCATGGCTAA
- a CDS encoding ATP cone domain-containing protein — protein MAEVFVRLRRGRWPFSKGLLLEALLPLGVPLEAAQALAHTVEERLKEEGRKEVTPRLLRQVFLEEAAKALGGELAAKLAHQTLPFEEILVLDGKRRRPFSKGLLAQSLEEAGLSLKEAHALAKAVERHLREEGVRQISARRLEGVVAQEVGRAKGEAAARRYLERRAFAGELFVEEEEGEPRMPFSKGILAQSLMGIGLSPEQAYRLAREMEGELRRGERVVRRSELRDRVYQALLKEAGEEVARRYLLLRRLRRRARPVHILIGGVTGVGKSVLASALAYRLGITHIVPSDAVREVFRASLSKDLLPTLHLSTFEAWKALLPQLTEEGHEARVLRGFLDQVARVAVGLRAIQERSALEGTSIVLEGVHVVPRYLDHPYRDKVLTVPMLLVLQDERLHRDRFLLRDRETGHARPQDKYLAHFAEIRLIQEHLLLWAQEEGIPVIPGEDLDEAVEKALEVLVAYLEAQGIQEAAHA, from the coding sequence ATGGCTGAGGTCTTCGTGCGCCTGCGGCGGGGCCGCTGGCCCTTTTCCAAGGGGCTTTTGTTGGAAGCCTTGCTGCCGCTTGGGGTGCCCCTCGAGGCCGCCCAGGCCCTGGCCCACACCGTGGAGGAGCGGCTCAAGGAGGAAGGGCGGAAGGAGGTCACCCCTAGGCTCCTGCGCCAGGTCTTCCTGGAAGAGGCGGCCAAGGCCTTGGGAGGCGAGCTTGCCGCCAAGCTGGCCCACCAGACCCTCCCCTTTGAGGAGATCCTGGTACTGGACGGCAAAAGGCGCCGCCCCTTCTCCAAGGGCCTCCTGGCGCAAAGCCTGGAGGAGGCGGGGCTTTCCCTGAAGGAGGCCCACGCCCTGGCCAAGGCGGTGGAACGCCACCTGCGGGAAGAGGGGGTACGGCAGATCTCCGCCCGCCGCCTAGAAGGCGTGGTGGCCCAGGAGGTGGGCCGGGCCAAGGGGGAGGCGGCGGCCCGGCGTTACCTGGAGCGCCGGGCCTTCGCCGGGGAGCTCTTCGTGGAAGAGGAAGAAGGCGAGCCAAGGATGCCCTTCTCCAAAGGCATCCTGGCCCAGTCCCTCATGGGGATCGGCCTCTCCCCCGAACAGGCCTACCGCCTGGCCCGGGAGATGGAGGGGGAGCTCAGGCGGGGGGAGCGGGTGGTGCGGCGCTCCGAACTGCGGGATCGGGTTTACCAGGCCCTTCTCAAGGAGGCGGGGGAGGAGGTGGCCCGGCGCTACCTTCTGCTCCGCCGCTTGCGGCGGCGGGCCCGGCCGGTGCACATCCTGATCGGGGGGGTCACGGGGGTGGGGAAAAGCGTGCTGGCCTCGGCCCTGGCCTACCGGCTGGGCATCACCCACATCGTGCCCTCGGATGCGGTGCGGGAGGTGTTCCGCGCCTCCCTCTCCAAAGACCTCCTCCCCACCCTGCACCTCTCCACCTTTGAGGCCTGGAAGGCCCTCCTGCCCCAGCTCACCGAGGAAGGGCACGAGGCCCGGGTTCTCCGGGGCTTCCTGGACCAGGTAGCCCGGGTGGCGGTGGGGCTTAGGGCCATCCAGGAGCGGAGCGCCCTCGAGGGGACCTCCATCGTCCTGGAAGGGGTGCACGTGGTGCCCCGCTACCTGGACCACCCCTACCGGGACAAGGTCCTCACCGTGCCCATGCTCCTGGTACTGCAGGACGAAAGGCTCCACCGGGACCGCTTCCTTCTCCGCGACCGGGAAACCGGCCACGCCCGCCCCCAGGACAAGTACCTGGCCCACTTCGCCGAGATCCGCCTCATCCAGGAACACCTCCTCCTTTGGGCCCAGGAGGAGGGCATCCCCGTGATCCCCGGGGAGGACCTGGACGAGGCGGTGGAAAAGGCCCTGGAGGTGCTGGTGGCCTACCTCGAGGCCCAGGGCATCCAGGAGGCGGCCCATGCTTGA
- a CDS encoding transposase has translation MHKAFKYRLYPTRPQQKDLERTLALCRSLYNAALQERRDAYKKGGRTVGFYEQKRYLPEIRAELPEYKRIHSQVLQNVIERVDKAFQGFFRRLKAKGKAGYPRFKGQGRYDSFTFPQADKTGVKVQKGRVLLYGIGSVKCKFHRPLEGKPKTATVKREGEEWYIVFVCEVDPKPLPSNNRAIGIDLGTNPHFLVTSDGEMVEAPRYLHKAQAKLAAAQRSLARKKRGSRRREKARKRVAKLHRKIANQRKDFHHKIARRLVNTYGTIVHENLNIQALSRSRLSKGVLDAGWAQFLQILAYKAEEAGRRVVGVDPQHTSQDCPVCGHREKRPLWVREFTCPGCGTPLHRDVAAALNVLARAWTGPSGMGTAWAVPWSRAKPVSWEPRSLGLQSEESSQDQGEGGERHGRKVRGQGQDHGGTPL, from the coding sequence ATGCATAAGGCGTTCAAGTACCGACTCTACCCCACCCGGCCCCAGCAAAAAGACCTGGAGCGCACCCTTGCGCTGTGCCGCAGCCTGTACAACGCCGCCTTGCAGGAGCGTAGAGATGCCTACAAGAAGGGCGGGAGGACTGTCGGCTTCTACGAACAGAAGAGGTATCTGCCCGAGATACGGGCCGAGCTGCCGGAGTACAAGCGCATTCATTCCCAGGTCTTGCAGAACGTCATCGAGCGGGTGGACAAAGCCTTCCAGGGCTTCTTCCGACGGCTTAAGGCCAAGGGGAAAGCGGGCTATCCCCGCTTCAAGGGGCAGGGGCGCTACGACTCCTTCACCTTCCCCCAAGCGGATAAAACAGGAGTCAAGGTTCAAAAGGGTCGGGTACTGTTGTACGGCATCGGCTCGGTCAAGTGCAAGTTCCACCGTCCTCTGGAGGGGAAACCGAAGACCGCCACGGTCAAAAGGGAGGGGGAAGAGTGGTACATCGTCTTCGTCTGCGAGGTGGACCCCAAGCCCCTTCCCTCCAACAACCGGGCCATCGGGATAGACCTGGGCACCAACCCCCACTTCCTCGTCACCTCCGACGGGGAGATGGTCGAGGCCCCCCGGTACCTCCACAAGGCGCAAGCCAAACTCGCCGCCGCACAGCGCAGCCTTGCCCGCAAGAAGCGGGGCAGCCGTCGTCGCGAGAAGGCCAGAAAGCGGGTTGCCAAGCTGCACCGCAAAATCGCCAACCAGCGCAAAGACTTCCACCATAAAATTGCAAGGAGGCTGGTCAATACCTATGGAACCATCGTTCACGAGAATCTGAACATCCAAGCCCTATCCCGCTCCCGTCTATCCAAAGGAGTTCTGGATGCGGGTTGGGCGCAGTTTCTCCAAATCCTCGCCTACAAAGCGGAAGAAGCTGGTAGGCGGGTCGTGGGGGTAGACCCCCAACATACAAGCCAGGACTGTCCAGTGTGCGGCCACCGGGAAAAGCGTCCCCTCTGGGTGAGGGAATTTACCTGTCCGGGTTGTGGGACTCCCCTGCATCGGGATGTGGCCGCCGCGCTGAATGTTCTGGCAAGGGCCTGGACGGGGCCTTCGGGGATGGGTACGGCGTGGGCCGTCCCGTGGTCACGGGCGAAGCCCGTATCTTGGGAACCGAGAAGCCTCGGACTTCAGTCCGAGGAGTCGTCACAGGACCAAGGAGAAGGGGGAGAACGCCATGGGAGGAAAGTTCGAGGGCAAGGTCAAGATCACGGAGGAACTCCTCTTTGA
- the queG gene encoding tRNA epoxyqueuosine(34) reductase QueG: MDPGALLEEAARARGLGVAWAPLEGLEAQEARFRAWLAAGRHGGMAYLEARVEERFRPRLRFPWARSALLLFAPYAYPDPGVPPGGLRVGRVARYAWVRDYHRLLGEEVRHLEALARGLGLEAKGYVDHGPLPERTLAALSGAGWIGRSGYFLSPGLGVHAFIGVLLTPLEVEPPPLHPGRCGRCARCLPACPTGALLGDGTLEARRCVSYLTVEHKGFLPPALWPGIGEWLLGCDLCGEVCPWGRFGKAWAGFRPEPELAHPDLGEFFRLSGRAFWRKYGDTAFARPGRARMARNALIVLSNLGLGEGLMAEAARDPSPLVRRTALHALFRAGKGVEGFLEDPDLRQEAKALLEGGEAARAVDPLQGPGEVPGP; this comes from the coding sequence ATGGACCCTGGGGCCCTCCTGGAGGAGGCGGCAAGGGCGCGGGGCCTGGGGGTGGCCTGGGCCCCCCTGGAGGGCCTCGAGGCCCAGGAGGCCCGCTTCCGGGCCTGGCTGGCGGCAGGCCGGCACGGGGGGATGGCTTACCTGGAGGCGCGGGTAGAGGAGCGCTTCCGCCCCCGCCTTCGCTTCCCTTGGGCGCGAAGCGCCCTCCTCCTCTTCGCCCCCTACGCCTACCCCGACCCCGGGGTGCCCCCAGGGGGCCTCAGGGTGGGCCGGGTGGCCCGCTACGCCTGGGTGCGGGACTACCACCGCCTCCTGGGGGAGGAGGTCCGGCACCTGGAGGCCCTGGCCCGGGGCCTCGGGCTGGAGGCCAAGGGCTACGTGGACCACGGGCCCCTTCCCGAGCGGACCCTGGCCGCCCTATCGGGGGCGGGATGGATTGGGCGGAGCGGCTACTTCCTCTCCCCAGGCCTAGGGGTCCACGCCTTCATCGGGGTCCTCCTCACCCCCCTGGAGGTGGAGCCTCCTCCCCTCCACCCCGGGCGGTGCGGCCGCTGCGCCCGCTGCCTTCCCGCCTGCCCCACAGGGGCCCTCCTGGGGGACGGGACCCTGGAGGCCCGGCGGTGCGTGAGCTACCTCACCGTGGAGCACAAGGGCTTCCTCCCCCCAGCCCTCTGGCCGGGGATAGGGGAGTGGCTCTTAGGGTGTGACCTCTGCGGGGAGGTCTGCCCCTGGGGGCGTTTCGGCAAGGCCTGGGCGGGCTTCCGCCCCGAGCCGGAGCTGGCCCATCCGGACCTGGGGGAGTTTTTCCGCCTTTCCGGGCGGGCCTTTTGGCGCAAGTACGGGGACACGGCCTTCGCCCGGCCTGGCCGGGCCCGGATGGCCCGGAACGCCCTCATTGTCCTGAGCAACCTGGGCCTGGGAGAGGGCCTCATGGCCGAGGCGGCCCGGGACCCAAGCCCCCTGGTGCGGCGCACCGCCCTCCACGCCCTCTTCCGGGCGGGGAAGGGGGTGGAGGGGTTCCTGGAGGACCCAGACCTGAGGCAGGAGGCCAAGGCCCTCCTAGAGGGCGGCGAAGCGGCCCGTGCGGTAGACCCGCTCCAGGGCCCGGGGGAGGTCCCAGGCCCTTAG
- the thrC gene encoding threonine synthase, with amino-acid sequence MRLPLMERYRAHLPVSSGTPVVSLLEGSTPLVPLKGPEEARRQGVRLFAKLEGLNPTGSFKDRGMTLAVSKAVEAGAKAVAAASTGNTAASAAAYAARAGIGAIVVLPAGYVALGKVAQSLVHGARIVQVEGNFDQALALTKALTEAYPVALVNSLNPYRLEGQKTLAFEVVDELGDAPHYHALPVGNAGNITAHWMGYKEYHALGKASRLPRMLGFQAAGAAPLVLGRPVERPETLATAIRIGHPASWEGALRAKEESGGRIEAVSDEEILAAYRYLAEVEGIFVEPASAAAMAGVWKLLREGALEAGSQVVLTLTGHGLKDPATAERVARLAPPVPATLSAVAEAAGLL; translated from the coding sequence ATGCGCCTGCCCCTGATGGAGCGTTACCGCGCCCACCTACCGGTTTCCTCCGGTACCCCGGTGGTCTCCCTCCTGGAGGGTTCCACCCCCCTGGTCCCCCTGAAGGGCCCCGAGGAGGCCAGGCGGCAAGGGGTAAGGCTCTTCGCCAAGCTGGAGGGCCTGAACCCCACGGGGAGCTTCAAGGACCGAGGGATGACCCTGGCGGTCTCCAAGGCGGTGGAGGCGGGGGCCAAGGCCGTGGCGGCGGCCAGCACGGGGAACACCGCCGCCAGCGCCGCCGCCTACGCCGCCCGGGCGGGGATCGGGGCCATCGTGGTCCTCCCCGCGGGGTACGTGGCCCTGGGCAAGGTGGCCCAGAGCCTGGTCCACGGGGCCCGCATCGTCCAGGTGGAGGGGAACTTTGACCAGGCCCTGGCCCTCACCAAGGCCCTCACCGAGGCCTACCCCGTGGCCCTGGTCAACTCCCTGAACCCCTACCGCCTGGAGGGGCAGAAGACCCTGGCCTTTGAGGTGGTGGACGAGCTGGGGGATGCCCCCCACTACCACGCCCTGCCCGTGGGGAACGCGGGGAACATCACCGCCCACTGGATGGGGTACAAGGAGTACCACGCCCTGGGCAAGGCCAGCCGCCTGCCCCGGATGCTGGGCTTCCAGGCCGCAGGGGCCGCCCCTTTGGTCCTGGGCCGTCCGGTGGAGAGGCCGGAGACCCTGGCCACGGCCATCCGCATCGGCCACCCCGCCAGCTGGGAAGGGGCCCTGCGGGCCAAGGAGGAGTCGGGAGGGCGGATTGAGGCGGTCAGCGACGAGGAGATCCTGGCCGCCTACCGCTACCTGGCCGAGGTGGAGGGGATCTTCGTGGAGCCCGCCAGCGCCGCGGCCATGGCCGGGGTCTGGAAGCTCCTGAGGGAAGGGGCCCTGGAGGCGGGAAGCCAGGTGGTCCTCACCCTCACCGGCCACGGCCTCAAGGACCCGGCCACGGCGGAAAGGGTGGCCAGGCTTGCTCCCCCCGTGCCCGCCACCCTTTCGGCGGTGGCCGAGGCCGCGGGCCTCCTGTGA
- a CDS encoding homoserine dehydrogenase: MEPLRIALLGGGTVGGAFYALVQERLPDFHALGFAPEFLGVLVRSLDKPRAIPESLLRSRPFDLSEADVVVEALGGVEVPLGLVRPALEAGIPLITANKALLAEAWEALRPFAEEGLIYHEASVMAGTPALSFLETLRGSRLLELHGILNGTTLYILQEMEKGRTYGEALAEAQRLGYAEADPSLDVEGTDAAHKLTLLARLLVDPGFPLTQVEVQGITRLTPEVLKRAEAQGERVRLVASLYGEGGRWRAAVAPRRIPQDHPLAQARGNALWVRAHPLGEALVTGPGAGGGATASGLLADLFRLLAGSPGHLPAPAPRPPLAEGSPFPGVP, translated from the coding sequence ATGGAGCCCTTACGCATCGCCCTCCTGGGGGGCGGCACCGTGGGGGGGGCCTTTTACGCCCTGGTCCAGGAACGCCTCCCTGACTTCCACGCCCTGGGGTTTGCCCCGGAGTTCCTCGGGGTGCTGGTGCGCAGCCTGGACAAGCCCCGGGCCATCCCCGAAAGCCTCCTGCGCTCCAGGCCCTTTGACCTCTCGGAGGCCGACGTGGTGGTGGAGGCCTTGGGCGGGGTGGAGGTGCCCCTGGGCCTGGTGCGGCCTGCCCTGGAGGCCGGCATTCCCCTCATCACCGCCAACAAGGCCCTCTTGGCCGAGGCCTGGGAGGCCTTACGCCCCTTCGCCGAGGAGGGGCTCATCTACCACGAGGCCAGCGTCATGGCCGGCACCCCCGCCCTCTCCTTTTTGGAAACCCTAAGGGGGAGCCGGCTTCTGGAGCTCCACGGCATCCTCAACGGCACCACCCTCTACATCCTCCAGGAGATGGAAAAGGGGCGGACCTACGGGGAGGCCCTGGCCGAGGCCCAACGCCTGGGCTACGCCGAGGCCGACCCCAGCCTGGACGTGGAGGGAACCGATGCCGCCCACAAGCTCACCCTCCTGGCCCGGCTCCTGGTGGACCCGGGCTTCCCCCTAACCCAGGTGGAGGTCCAGGGCATCACCCGCCTCACCCCGGAGGTCTTGAAAAGGGCGGAGGCCCAAGGGGAAAGGGTGCGCCTGGTGGCAAGCCTCTATGGGGAAGGGGGTCGGTGGCGGGCCGCCGTGGCCCCCAGGCGCATCCCCCAGGACCACCCCCTGGCCCAAGCCCGGGGGAATGCCCTTTGGGTGCGCGCCCATCCCCTGGGGGAGGCCCTCGTCACCGGCCCGGGGGCGGGGGGTGGGGCCACGGCCAGCGGCCTCCTTGCGGACCTCTTCCGCCTCCTTGCCGGCTCCCCCGGCCACCTGCCTGCCCCTGCCCCCAGGCCGCCCTTGGCCGAGGGCAGCCCCTTCCCCGGGGTGCCTTGA
- a CDS encoding site-specific integrase encodes MEAARQHRLFPLFYLAAAFGLRRGEVLGLTWPDIDLEKGELHIRRALVKDLASNKPILTGTKTPTSNRTIPLTEEAIAILEEHRQRLIDDGLYQPNGLVFPSLSGTPIRPENLKRAWKSILNKAGVKYARLHDLRGTFLTRVIRQTGNPKLAAALAGHKTLSTTLKHYTHISQEELKSTLRSLQVLPKDKDPEDN; translated from the coding sequence CTGGAAGCCGCCCGGCAACACCGCCTCTTCCCCCTCTTCTACCTCGCCGCCGCCTTCGGCCTCCGAAGAGGCGAGGTCCTCGGCCTCACCTGGCCCGACATAGACCTGGAAAAGGGCGAGCTCCACATACGCCGCGCCCTCGTCAAAGACCTCGCGTCTAACAAGCCCATCCTGACGGGTACCAAAACCCCCACCTCCAACCGCACCATCCCCCTCACCGAAGAAGCCATCGCCATCCTGGAAGAACACCGCCAGCGCCTCATAGACGACGGCCTCTACCAACCCAACGGCCTCGTCTTCCCTTCCCTCTCCGGTACCCCCATCCGCCCGGAAAACCTCAAACGGGCCTGGAAATCCATCCTCAACAAGGCCGGGGTGAAGTACGCCCGCCTCCACGACCTCCGGGGGACCTTCCTCACCCGGGTCATCCGCCAAACCGGGAACCCCAAACTCGCCGCCGCCCTAGCAGGCCACAAAACCCTCTCCACCACCCTCAAGCACTACACCCACATCTCCCAAGAAGAACTCAAATCCACCCTCCGCTCCCTTCAGGTCTTGCCAAAGGATAAGGACCCCGAAGACAATTGA
- a CDS encoding IS256 family transposase, whose amino-acid sequence MFNRGAHLSTRRCPVDQDTLRILLREAVRETVAEVLQTVLELDRTAFLQVHGGRRNGYYPRKLETTFGQVDLKVPRDRESRYYPAFLKPYVRRLVDVGEVAVALYAAGVSQRKAAEILSLLLGHRYSHETLSALTDEVLEAAGAFRTRPLPEEMAFVYLDGLSLKVFREGEGIVRESVYVALGIAPNGERRVLGFWLLPTESALGWEGVLGELWQRGLRRVLLFITDGLPGLPEAIRRVYPQAEWQRCVVHGVRWSLSQVRARDRGLLAEDLRRVYGAESREEALGALEEVKAAWGSRYPGVVGLWVQDSGAFLRFYGYPKVLWPYLRSTNLMERFIREVRRGTKVRDHKFPKEEAVYKLLYLESERQEGRWAERRNWLRSWKPPGNTASSPSSTSPPPSASEEARSSASPGPT is encoded by the coding sequence GTGTTTAATAGGGGGGCACACCTTAGCACGAGGAGGTGCCCCGTGGACCAGGATACCTTGCGGATCTTGCTGAGGGAAGCGGTGCGGGAGACAGTAGCCGAGGTTCTGCAGACGGTTCTGGAGCTGGACCGGACGGCCTTCTTGCAGGTGCACGGAGGCCGCAGGAACGGCTACTACCCCCGCAAGCTGGAGACCACCTTCGGCCAGGTGGACCTGAAGGTCCCTAGGGATCGGGAATCTCGGTATTACCCGGCTTTCCTTAAGCCCTACGTCCGCCGCCTGGTGGACGTGGGGGAAGTGGCGGTAGCCCTTTACGCCGCCGGGGTCAGTCAGCGCAAGGCGGCCGAGATACTGAGCCTGCTCTTAGGCCACCGCTACTCCCACGAGACCCTGAGCGCCCTGACGGACGAGGTCCTGGAGGCGGCAGGAGCCTTCCGCACCCGGCCTTTGCCCGAGGAGATGGCCTTCGTCTACCTGGACGGGCTTTCCCTAAAGGTCTTCAGGGAAGGAGAAGGGATCGTACGGGAAAGCGTGTATGTGGCCCTGGGCATCGCCCCTAATGGGGAGAGGCGGGTCCTGGGGTTTTGGCTGTTGCCCACGGAGAGCGCCCTGGGATGGGAGGGGGTCCTGGGGGAGCTTTGGCAGCGGGGCCTGCGGCGGGTATTGCTCTTCATCACCGACGGGCTGCCCGGGCTTCCTGAAGCGATCCGCAGGGTCTACCCTCAGGCGGAATGGCAGCGGTGCGTGGTGCACGGGGTGCGGTGGAGCCTGTCCCAGGTGCGGGCGCGGGACCGGGGCCTGCTGGCGGAGGACCTGAGGCGGGTGTACGGGGCGGAGAGCCGGGAAGAAGCTCTTGGGGCCTTGGAGGAGGTGAAGGCCGCCTGGGGTTCGCGGTACCCGGGGGTGGTGGGGCTTTGGGTACAGGATTCGGGGGCCTTCCTGCGGTTCTACGGGTACCCCAAGGTGCTTTGGCCGTACCTGCGGAGCACCAACCTGATGGAGCGGTTTATCCGGGAAGTGCGGCGGGGGACGAAGGTGCGGGACCACAAGTTTCCTAAGGAAGAGGCGGTGTACAAGCTTCTTTACCTGGAGTCGGAGAGGCAGGAAGGGAGGTGGGCAGAGAGGAGGAACTGGCTAAGATCCTGGAAGCCGCCCGGCAACACCGCCTCTTCCCCCTCTTCTACCTCGCCGCCGCCTTCGGCCTCCGAAGAGGCGAGGTCCTCGGCCTCACCTGGCCCGACATAG
- a CDS encoding helix-turn-helix transcriptional regulator yields the protein MGGKFEGKVKITEELLFDEEFIAELKRRRETLGVSATRFARMLGLRPHWVLRVEQGKDYLARKPYYLVKRYLRALGFDE from the coding sequence ATGGGAGGAAAGTTCGAGGGCAAGGTCAAGATCACGGAGGAACTCCTCTTTGATGAGGAGTTCATCGCCGAGCTCAAGCGCAGGCGGGAGACCCTGGGAGTCTCCGCCACCCGGTTCGCCCGGATGCTGGGCCTCCGGCCCCACTGGGTCTTGCGGGTGGAGCAGGGCAAGGACTACCTGGCCCGCAAGCCCTACTACCTGGTGAAGCGCTACCTCCGGGCCCTGGGCTTTGACGAATAG
- a CDS encoding MFS transporter has protein sequence MAKDLTPPSGTFSFFLLAFLLTLTGQGLVVAGLWRFLEAGASGLQTSVLTLVQALASILTPFLLQSWLETRPQMVLRLLAFGLGVAALLALGSPGLSTFLLLYAALLALFLFLTAALAIYGVLLGSALPRLFPKEALSQANARWEMANTLGLVLAPLIGGFAVDRLGPYALPLFALPLGVALVLLLGLKAPPPLGPSEGRRKAFGGVPLGVLLPVALPALLPALALTGGGVLTALLFHDLKRPEGLGIAWAGFSLGGFLVAQALTRVSLPPVLGLLGGLGLLGLGNLGNGLLPYPHLLLGSLVSGAGVSVARIAFRTFLQRLAPPETLVGLFAYVNVLTQTARVLGSPLGGGLGDLLGPRGAFVAFGSVFLLASLLFPPLLRLSQRVLSPRGDAEGRG, from the coding sequence ATGGCTAAGGATTTAACTCCGCCCTCGGGTACCTTCTCCTTCTTCCTCCTCGCCTTCCTTCTAACCCTGACCGGCCAGGGCCTGGTGGTGGCGGGCCTATGGCGGTTCCTGGAAGCGGGAGCCTCGGGGCTACAAACTTCGGTCCTCACCCTGGTTCAAGCCTTAGCGAGCATCCTGACCCCCTTTCTCCTCCAATCCTGGCTTGAGACCAGGCCCCAAATGGTGCTCCGCCTCCTCGCCTTTGGCCTTGGGGTAGCGGCCCTCCTCGCCCTGGGAAGCCCTGGCCTTAGCACCTTTCTTCTCCTTTACGCCGCCTTGCTCGCCCTCTTCCTCTTCCTTACGGCTGCTCTGGCCATCTACGGCGTTTTACTGGGAAGCGCCCTGCCCCGCCTCTTCCCTAAGGAGGCCCTGTCCCAGGCCAACGCCCGCTGGGAAATGGCCAATACCTTGGGCCTGGTCCTGGCCCCCCTCATAGGGGGCTTTGCCGTGGACCGCCTGGGGCCCTACGCCCTTCCCCTCTTCGCCCTTCCTCTGGGGGTGGCCCTGGTCCTCCTCCTGGGCCTGAAGGCCCCTCCTCCCCTAGGCCCTTCCGAAGGGAGGCGGAAGGCCTTTGGGGGTGTACCCTTGGGTGTTCTCCTCCCCGTTGCTCTACCTGCCCTTCTCCCTGCCCTGGCCCTCACGGGGGGCGGGGTCCTCACCGCTCTTCTCTTCCACGACCTCAAGCGGCCCGAGGGGCTAGGTATCGCCTGGGCGGGCTTTAGCCTGGGGGGCTTCCTTGTGGCCCAGGCCCTTACCCGCGTCTCCCTCCCCCCGGTCCTTGGCCTCCTCGGGGGGCTTGGCCTCCTGGGCCTGGGCAACCTGGGGAACGGCCTCCTCCCTTACCCCCACCTCCTCCTCGGGTCTTTGGTCTCGGGGGCGGGGGTTTCCGTGGCCCGGATCGCCTTCCGGACCTTCCTCCAGCGGCTTGCCCCCCCGGAGACCCTGGTGGGCCTCTTTGCCTACGTCAACGTCCTCACCCAGACGGCCCGGGTCCTGGGCTCCCCCTTGGGCGGGGGGCTTGGGGACCTCCTGGGGCCCAGGGGGGCCTTCGTGGCCTTTGGGAGCGTTTTCCTCCTGGCCTCCCTTCTCTTTCCCCCTCTCCTCCGCCTCTCCCAAAGGGTTCTCTCCCCTCGTGGTGACGCCGAGGGGCGTGGGTGA